Below is a window of Penaeus monodon isolate SGIC_2016 chromosome 13, NSTDA_Pmon_1, whole genome shotgun sequence DNA.
tttgaagtacataggaaaatattTGAGGTATGTAAAAACCGGACCCTACATACCCCCACAGCGAGGGGGAAACCCGATTTTGAGGTTTCGTCACAGATGAGAGTGACCTTTGATTTGTGAAAATTGGCAACATCCCTGGGGcccaagtttcatgttctcctttaaaaccccctaaatcagtgtaagggaagtTTTTTCCCGAGCCCTGATGGGGTTTTCTGAAGAAAAAATGTTAGGGAAAACTGGGAGTTTTTTAAGTTAGGGGCccagaaaagggttttaaaagaaagttgacggtttggaacagttaCACCAtctccccttttaattttaaactttgGGTCCTTCGGGAATCAGTTAATTTGGGCATGGAAACCCCCTCAAGGAAAAAAGCCATATGTCCCCCAACCCCTTTATGGGGTTTGCTTCCAGGGCCCCAGGGttaggcatggagccaactcttgcctttttaagggaaaaaaatggaaaacccaagaATATGTGAAAAGGGTGGTTTTGGACAGGTCATCAAGAAGAGGGACAACTTCCAGGCCCAAAATTTTGTTTAACCCAcgcaaaaaagctcatgaagcttcttaaaaGGGCAtttgaaaaaggtacaaattggGGGAAAGAAGTTttgggataaaaagggggagcaAGGAAAAAAGTAGTTCTCCAGAGGAAAAAGGGGACTTTGCCCGTGTGCTTTTTGCCAGACAGGTAAACCCTTTGCTTGGGTTTTGgggccatcctccttcccccaaaacccttgccctccaaaacttcttacaccacacacttccCATTTTTTCAAACCTCAGCCCCCAATTGCTGAAAAATGCCTCGGGGAAATTTCCCACCAGAAAGGAAAAGTAGGAGTGGGGGTCTATTGAGggggccctcctccccccaaaagggaaGGCCCCTTTGGAGAAATTTCAGGTGGGTTTCCGGGGCCCTAAATGGTGACACCCCCATGCCCCatacccaaagggggcccccgctGCTAGGCAAAAtttgcccctgaagcaaaggctgggGGTTTCTCCTttttgcccgggaaaaggggaattttgagtCGGCCAAAAGACTCTTTTTAAGGGGGGgtcttggagccgtcaggaagggctccggGGGGGgtttcaacggtgacagctccagctccccacccccatccacggGGGGGCCTCTTCTGCTAGGCAAAAAATCCCCCTGAAGCAAGGCTCAGATGTTCTTTCCCCCGGGCCCAAAGAAACCCTGAcccgtaaaaagggaaaaccccggggaaaaccctATTTCCCcaacgggaaaaaaaccccctcaaaatactcccccaagatcctggaaagggcaCCCTAAAGGTGTGGGAAAACCCTTTGCCCACAggtgccccaaaaaccccccttaaaaaaaaatattttaaagaactggatacccaaatccaagggaactgtcggggaaatttccctgcaaaaggggaaaggaactgCAAACTTTGAAGCTTATAAAACCCCGTTTGTGTATGCTTAAAAGAGATTATAAACCGGGGAAAATCATCCTTTCCTGAgtgtttcccaaaatttcaacCCCCAATATGGGATTTTTGGACAATGGACCTATGGAGGATGGGCATACTGGTACGCCCGGATTTTCCTTTCCGGGGCCATCCCCCTTTCGGGACAAACGGCGGTTAAGGCTGTGAGAATGGGCTTGACACAAACCTTAAAATGACGAAATCTATCAATTCCTCcaaataatcaaaattaatgttttgggaaaattactTAAAGCATTTTCCCACAAATTTTTTACCccttgggagatttcaagggtGGGCATACTCTGGGGGGGCCCATTTGtgcaacctcgaggaagggccccTAAGAGTAAATGCAGTTTTTTTGGGAACAGTGAACATTtccccacacttttccaaatttcaaacTGGGACTTTCCCAATTAGCCCTTTTGTAAATTGGTCTCCCCGGATTAAAGATGAATTTACTCGGCAGGAAGGGAGGACTTACAGGGAAGGGcgccccttttttccaaattttggagGAGGGAATGGTTTTTTCCCGGGCCAATGGATTGCAAAAGAGGCAAATTAACATGCGggacgggaaaatttttttagatcaactgcagttttGCAGGgtttctgtgaatgatttccatggGTTCAAGAGGGTTTTAAAATCATTTCACATCACAaatttcaccttgcagcagaagcatcctttccccaaaaaaagtagTGGGCTTTAAACCGTCGACCCCCGGTTTAACCAGGGTGGTCTGATGAACCCaaaaacaagctgtcagagcaagaaaagctgcattaaggcggGTTAAAAACGCCCGCCCCATTGATGAAAACCttaaattccataaaaaaaaagacccgaCCCAAAGGCCCCAGGCGGGAGTGTTTAAAGGGGGCCGGGACGGAGGGCATGGAGACAGTTTTTGTCCCCTTGTTTAAACCCTTGGGGGACCCCTTAGCGGGTATGGGaaaaaggtgcgtaagatcgcggaAAGGGGAAAACCACTGTCACCCCCGGGtttaagattgatggcataatcatcccagtttttaaaaaaagattttgctaAGGAGCTAGTAAACCCCATGGAGGATCTCCTCTGGACCCATTTTTAAAACTCCCCATTCTCCACTCTTTCGGGCTGAACGGGAAAAACGACCCCCAgtgtcgtttttcagtaggactgcagcagaacttccaaaaattttccattttgcgcaaggagatggactcgtTTTTGAGCTCTGCCGTAaaggactgccccaggaagtgacatatTCCTTTCCCAAAAATGATATCCCACTTCCAGAGAGctccaaatttcccttttggccctattcaataggatattttagggggggtacagtgccatccacagggAAAAAAGAGTCTATAATCACCCGGCCCCTAAACCGGGTTTGGAGTTTCCCACCCCAAAAATTAcagcccaaatttttcccctaaaacccaAAGTTGAATCTGAAAAgctgagggggaaaagggtaaatttGGGTTTGACAGGgcgctaaaaaagggaaaaacgtgctgactccatacaatagggtttagaagattgagatggGACCCCCGATGcatttgaaagggaaagggaaaaaaccgctaaaaggggaatttcccttcgcacagcgacgcACAGATAGCGTTTCTTTgcccttgaaaaggcttatgataccactTGGAAAGTTTggaaccccaaaaaatttggtatgacattggtttaaggggAAAGCTTTCCCTACCTTcataaaaaattccctttgtaacgggaaaattttttttttttaaaagttcgaGGGGGAAAACGGGTTTCTCAAAACCTGGAAGATCAGTGGAAGGGGTCCCAAAAGGGGGATTTGCTTAAGTGtgcccctgtttgccattgcaaaagggggaaatttttaaaggtttttcccaattttcttctCATGTAATGGGGGTAGTGGATGCCCTTTAAACGTACGGGCTCAGGGGGGAAGTTACAGGATGTAAAAAGGGGCCCACTGCAGGCTCCCGTAAATCGGGTACAGGGACAAcattaaggggttttaaaatttttcccccaagcaagaccaggctatgcatttccaaaacgaggaaaattcctttttccctctttttaggagaAAAACCCACTGAAATTTTGCCCCAAGAGGGGGAAGTACTGGGTCAAATTTTTGCCTCAAGACTTACAGGGGcccaataaaaacatttaaaaaaagaaaaggctaaaaaaggcattagttttttgggggggtttctttcacatctattttgGGGTGCGGGACCGAAAAACGCTTTACAGTTTTCCCGGGAGCGCttttttgtagtaagcttgattatggatgtgaagttattcatctgcaacccccACTGTTTACGGGTTGGGACTGGGTTTCATAATGAAGCCTCAGAATCTTAGGGGTTTTCAGGTCTCCCGGGGGCCCCTGTAGTGAGAGGGGGAGAATCCCCTTTTCATTACCCCGGGGAATAAATGAATCTGATTTTATACCgggctacaaaggattccaggatcttttactttccccaaatttggttttaaaccccccttgaggatagccgatcctatggtaggagaatggggaaatcttgtggaagattttaaatttttaaaatctctcaaggttctggcttttgggaatttccccaaattttccaccTTGGAcaatcaagtcaagctggatttagtgggaaatttggggaaaaaggggagagacccCGAAGAAAGTCCGAGAAAAAATTTTTCAGCCCCTTTTTCAAAATACCGGGGATAGACCCAATTTATAAGAGGTTCGAAATTTTGTAAAGggcgggggttttgaaaaaaagtgaGCAAAAGGGAAGGACgggcatctggcagtcttttctaGCAGCCCGATTTCCCACTCCCGTTTTCCCTTTGCCAttttacagcagttaagatgactggGAAAATCTtacgaaccttttttttttgttgtgatatattggaCCCGTAGGCTTGCAagaataaaaggggttttaaaactcATCACACcccagaaaggggaggggggtttaaagattggcttgcactgatgcaacacgaaaaaagaaaaaaacctattttgggttgccagcgcatgttggtatcaggggaatgagcgagctgttTCAAAAACCCAAGGCAGTTTGCTGCTCCCCCttgtgattgattgattttttaaaaaattatctgccgcgcccaacagctaaggtcattagcggcgaaacccgttaaaaagaaataaatttaaaaagtttttaaaaaattttaaaaaaaacgtaataggggtattttataaaaaaacaataaaaaaattaaaaaacaaagcataaaaaattatactctaaggtataaaaatttttgcataaacattttgcataattaaatttattaaaaatattagtctccctaaaggaaaaataaaagacctCTATTCACAACCTCCCCCCAAAACATTcttagtgtatatgggggggacaATACATCGTCTTTGGGCTGAAGGGaagtttcacattttttttcccctacatgtTTCGATTGTTAAGGGCTTGGCATCCCCAcaaaagtgcctgatttttaaaCCAAACACGGGGCCCCCGAGTTTAGTCTTGTTGGTTTCCCGATTTTAGCCctttttaatgcaaaaatttttcccctcacgGTTttggggtggatgctagtcacccaaatgCCAAGGCTCTTAATCCCTCGCAGTTTATTTCGGAGAATGCCTCCCCTTGTTCCTTCAATTTttcgggaaaaacccaaaaacccgagTGGGTTTTAGgcgggggtgtgggagggggaaaaagagcatAACCCAAACCcggcggcagctgcctttgcccTTTTGaacagctcgctcattcccctgaCACCAACCCTGCGCTGGCCCAACCCCAGAGTTACTTTtttcgtgttgacatcagtgcaaaccaATCTTGAAACCCCCCTCACTATGGTTGATGAGGTTTAAAAACTTTGATTGCTTTCAAGgggactacgagagtcacaatattcaAATAGAATGGTTATAAGACTTAGGCatttttaactgctgcaaggatttGGGAAAGTAACTCGGCCCGTGAAGATCCCaggtgctagagaaagactgcagatgcagtcttcctttgctCAATGCTGCAAAGCCCAAAcccttttcagatttcgaaccaaaCTGTATATATTTCGTCCGATCCTTTGGGACTTAGAAATGGGGGGAAGAAAAACTCTCTCTGGGCTTCTGCTTagattccccccctttcccaatttccgggccaaatccagctcgactttttTTTGTccaaggggggggaaattgggggaaatttcccaaaagccaGAACCCCATGAGATTAAAATTAAGGGGCTTTACAAGATTCCTATTTTCCTAAAAGGAAACGGCCTTTTCcccaagggggtttaaaaaccccccaatttggaTGTAGGGGAACCCCGGAAAACCCTTTTTAGGGTTTTGTATAGTAAATCAGGGGTTTATTTTAGTCCCTTTGTAATGAGAGGGGTTGGGGTTTTCCACTCTTTAGCATAAGGGACTCcccaggtgaagacctaaaaggCCCAGTACAGATTTTTGGGGGAGCTTTATTATGAAAAAGAGTCCAAAAAATCCGGTATAAACATTATACCCAGGGAATGCTCCCCTTAAACCAAAAgtatacagcttcatgagttttGCCCATGCTTTTCCAAAAAATAGTTTCAAAGCCTTTTAAAGGGCAAAGAAGGGCTGTTTAAAATGTGACGTCGCTGGCAAAGAAAATTTTGTATGCAGTTTCCATCCTACAAGTGGGATCCCGTGGtcgattttcaaaaatttttaaagccaaAATTGATATGGggttagcagtttttttttttctagggaggGCCCTGCAAAACCCgaaatttacccctttttccctcagCTTTCAGATGCAGTGGTGAGAGAAAATTGGCTGTAAATTTCCCGGGGGGAAGTATCTTTTCcgggttttggaaaagggaaagattatAGCCCCTTTCCCCCTGGGTGGGACTGGCCCTCCCTATAGACCCATTTTtaaacaagtccaacaggaactctGGGAAACTTTCCGGTAAGGGAGATATCATTTGGGTATGGAATATCGGAAATTCCCGGGGCAGTCTTTTCCGCAGAAATTTCAAAACAGAGTCCATTCCTTTcgcaaaaaaaaggcccaaattgAAAGGAAGGGTTTTGCTGCAAATTTTTGAAGAACGGACATGGGTTTTTGTTCCTGTTCAGGGACGAAGGGGTGGAGAACGAGCAGGTAAAAATGCTcccgaggagatctctgccatggattttgcTAGAAAtttgcaatatctttttttctgtgtgattttgccatctatcttcagacaGGTTTTTGataggatgtgctctttccagccaAAACTTTcgcacccttttcccaaaacccatgtTTAAGGGGGGGCCCCGAGTTAATCGAGGAAAACATACTGTTCCACGACGTCCGTTTTAGCCTCCTTTTTGCACGCGCCCGGCCTTGGCTCGGGCTTttttaactgatcaaggttacaaggGGGGTCGTTTCAAACTGCCTTTTAAAGCAGCTTTCTTTCTCTGACGCTTGGGTTTGGGATTCCTCAGAACCCCCTTGGGACTGGAGGTTTGACGGGACTGTCCCCCTACTTTTGGGGGGATGCTTTTGCTTTCCCAAAGGGGGAATTTGTTTATTTTGAAGTGATTAAACGCATTTTGaaaaacactggaaatcattaaagaTCTTTCCAATactgcagtttatctaaaaagGGTTCCCGTCTGCaaagttcaagtcgccatctcggGACTTTATTAATGGAATACCCTAACCCCctaaaaaattattggaaaattggTCGCATGGGAAGTCTTCCAGCCCCGCCAAGTGAAAATTTAACTGGGGGAAACAGGGGAACCCCATTTATAGGTCTATTTGGGGGAATGTCCCCGTTTTAActtggaaaggggtggggagtgtcaattcagtaaaaaaaaacattttttaagaaaaaggactCCCCGGCCCCTTCCCCGAGTGGGTTTCACCAAAATGTCTCCCCGAGGTGATGCCCAcctgaaaattttccccaaaagtagaaatggagtGGCAAGGCCCCAAATTTGATCTTCCCAAAAATTTATGTTGAGGGGGGgatgtggaggaaagggagatggggtgcAACTGTGTAAAGGGCGTGTAAACCTATTCACAGCCTTCAACCCGCAGTGTTTTTGCAAGGGGGGAGGCCGGAAAGGGAAAATCATGACGGGGCCCTTATGCACTCCCCCATGAGGCCAAAttttcaaaggttccataattGGGCTTGAAATGGGAAAACCCCTttaggaaaatgggacgattttcccccgGTTTATAatttcttgtaggcatacacaaaatgGGTTCCATGAAACTACAAAGTTGCAGTTTCCCATTTGGGATGAATTCCTTGGGCAGTTTCCCTTGGATTTGGGCCAAAAAAACcagttttttagattatttttttcataaagggggtttggcagcacctgtggtcaaggttgccAAAACCTTTTGGCCGGGCCCTTTCCCGGATCCCGGGGtaccttttttaaagggttttttttacctGGGAACCCAGTTTTCCCCAGGTTTTTTGGACAGGttttaggatttctttgcctaggcaaaggggcGGGGCCCGAGCCCCGCTTCAGGGGAAATTTTGTCTAGCAAACGgaggccccccgggtttttttttgaaactggGGGTCTTTGGGGCAAAGGGTTCCCGGTTCCTTTTcccgggcaaagggcgtgcctgagccttttttCAGGGGGCATTTTTGGGCTAGAGCAGAGCTCCTGTTtgggtgtggtggcagctggagcgtcACCCTTTAGGCCTTTTGGAGCCCCTTTCCTGAGGCTCCCAAAGGGCTTAATTTGGGAggaggaaaatttcccttttccccaatagACCCCCCATCCTACtccgttttttggggggaaaaaacaaacccgAGGCAGTGGCAGCAATTTTGgggctgaggtttagaggaaatggCCCGGTGGGTTGTAAGAAAAcattgggaggggaagggttggtgggaaggaggaaagggctagaaaaacccaaaaca
It encodes the following:
- the LOC119579921 gene encoding proline-rich protein 2-like, with the translated sequence MGKTHEAVYFWFKGSIPWPGIKSDSFIPRGNEKGILPLSLQGPPGDLKTPKILRLHYETQSQPGPFLEVAQMGPPRVCPPLKSPKGRGPPVDGGGELELSPLKPPPEPFLTAPRPPLKKSLLADSKFPFSRAKRRNPQPLLQGQILPSSGGPLWARVGSMPNPGALEANPIKGCRARVQHPQPPGPPSPGAKNGPTQGKKRGRLSRAQRNKPGWVTIPPHGPWCTKAPFGLIPPGDPPSIPLSANTLIPRSRRAFRALFRPGSPTVSEPDHQSPKSHFSPLIKSNRPYTLLSEPNNP